The segment TAAAAGAGATACAGGCATGTTGAACCTTACAAGGAATttaagatgtagaaaatggacataaatacataaattgatGAAAAGGGGCATGCAGTGCATACTTAAGAGCCCAAGGAATGGAGCAGACAGTACATGAGTGACTGGAGTTCAGAAAAGCTAGGAAATGCCTGGAATGGCTGGAGTGAACTGCAAAGGCTCCAAAAGAAGAAGGAAGTCTTGAAAgttgggggctgggcagggggttCACATGAGCCAGGAGGAAGTAAGATGGGGTTCCAGGTGAAGGAGGAAAGCCCTGTGAGGTCAACAAAGCCATCAGGCACGTGATCTCACTGGGGCCTGTTCATGCTTCTGCAAAACTCACTTAGGACTTCTAATTTTTTAAGCAGCTGCTCCCAGAGAAAAATAATGcagagcagagcacagaggatgcaCATGAGAACAGCAGCCTGGAGCTCCTTGCAGGTGAGGTTTCGGCTTTGCAGGTGAGCCCTGGATCAAAGCTGGGAAGTAAAAGATGTGACTTCAAACTGTCAGACAGCACCTTACACCACAGCAACGTTCTTCTGGGATTTGGTTGGCTCCCACCACCACTCTGGGTATTCTGGGGCAGCAGGAGGCATTCCCTCCCAAAAGCTGGTACGATAAAACTAGAAATTTCTCACAGTTTGTGCAGTTAGATAGCTGCACATGATGGGGCAGGGCCCTGAAATCAGTTGGTTCCTTCATGTTTTCATCATTATAGTGTTGCTATTGTGGCTGTCCTTGGTTTTGGTTACTAACTGTGTTTGGGGCTCTGGAATCTGCTCCTGGATGCAGACACCACCTCAACCTTGATAAATGTTATGGGTAGGTGTCAGTGTGTGTAATGTGACAGTGATTATATtgtcttttcccctccctccaacaCTTAAACAGCCTTCAGGGCCTGCAGTAGCAGGTGTATGTCTGAAAATAATCATAGCCACTGGTGCTTGAACTGGTATGGTGCAGGTGCCAGGCACTAGTCCGAGATTTGAAAGTGTATTAATGctcttaattctcaaaacaatactatggtactattattatcctcattttacagatgaggaaaccgaggcccagggaTGTCAATAAACttacctgaggtcacacagctagtaaacgacagagccagaattcaaacccaggcagtctggctctggtCTGTCTCTTAACAGAGCCAGGCTGGTGGGGATGCACTGTCAGACCAGACAATGCCTGGGCTTGAGGGAATTTGGGGACTGCTTTCAGCACTGTGCTTTGTTGATAAAATTCCTCTTTCCAGGGTAACAGCTACAACATACTGCATGGCATCTGTGCTTAGGCCTAAGATGTGTTTCTGAATCATTCTGTCaattaaactgtattttaaatgttgtGGGGGCTATTCCTCCTGAAAAGAACCCTGCAGCGAAGGCTGGTACAAAGCCAAGAATCTATAGATTCTGAGATTTAGAAGAATGGAAGTGTATCATATAGCACAATTCAGTATTCACCACATACGATTCAGTATTTATTTagtgaaaagacaaaataataagtactttccttagaagaaaaaaattaacatttaattcaGCACCTTCTGTGGACCCAGGGACATGCTAGGTTCTTCCAGTGACCACTTTCACAGTGACCCTTTGGGGTGGGTAACATTGGCCCCCTCTCACAAGAGACAACCTAGGTTCAGAGATCGGATAGAGCACTTAGCAGGAGGAGGATCTGAACTCCTGCTGCCTCTAAAGCCCATGCTTTCTCTACAATGCAACATAAGCCTTAAAATCTAGGTGTTTATGATCTGGTGGACCACCCCCTAGAAGAGTGTTTGAGCTGATCTGCCTTACAGAGCTGCAATTCTAGTTGCCGTCAGTCCCACATGGGCTACACTGAAGAAAATCACTAAGTGTGTGATGCCACTGTACACCTGTGGTCCATTCCCTGAGGAGCCTTCAGtttgtcaattctttttttttttttttttatttccgcggtacgcgggcctctcactgttgtggcctctcccgttgcagagcgcaggctcagcggccatggctcacgggcccagccgctctgcagcatgtgggatcttcccggaccggggcacgaacccgtgtcccctgcatcggcaggcggactcccaaccactgtgccaccagggaagccctgtcaattCTTTCCATTGTCTTCCTGGCCTTCTCCTCAGTGGCCactccattcttttaaaaaactaccaAGCCTCGTCCTCCTGATTTAGCCTCCTACTTCACTTACTAATCTCTTTTTTCAGTAAACTCACCCAGTTTGTACTCCCCCCACTGCCAGAACCTTATCAGCATAGGGACTCACCCCCTCCAGGCTCAGAGGTGGCATTATCTTTACTGCTTTCTTGGTAGCACTTTATCATTTCTGCACCTTCAACTTCTTTTCTGAGTTCCTTTCCCTCAGGAGGTCCATCTTCAAAAGGATATCTCCCATGATCTTGAACttctcccacctctctctctccatcacaTCTCAATCAAGGTTCTCATAAAAGCAAGCTACactgtttccctttctttcattctctccctAACCCAGGGCACCACTTGCTTTCCCTGTGGCCTCTGAACTGCAAATCTCTTGTTTGGGAAGGCCTCTTAATTACCAAATTGATGATTGTGCATTTATCTTGATCACACCTGGACTATTTGCAGAGCTTGGCACTGTGAGACTATGACTCACCAGGTTCTCCCCATCTCTTATCTTCTCTCTTCGACTAGCTTCCTCTGGCCACCCCCAAACAGTGCTCATACTGCACTCCCTCCCTAGCTGCTCTCTTCCATCCCAGGCGTTGACCCCTGCCTCTGGGCAGAAGACTCCTCAGCTGGTGTGACCATTCCAGGTCTCTCCTGAGTGTTAGGTGGGAGATTTATCTGCTCACTAGGATGCTCCATATGGCGGTCCCACTGGTACCTCAATTTCCTTTCTCCTGATATCTTGCCCTCTGCACACACACCCAAGATCAACtcttctttcttcagtctctgtCATGATTAATAGCAAAACCTATCCAGTTTTTCACATCTGAAACCTGAGATTCGTTTGAGATGCCCCCCCATTCTAATGTTTCATATCCAGTCTACCACCAAGGCTTGTCGATTTGGCCTTATGAATACTTCTGACTCCTCCATCCGCTGCCTTCACTTCTTCTGGGCTCTTGAGGTCTTCCCTCCTCTAAGTTGACTCCAAGCCACACGTTTGACGAATGACTGttctgaaatataaaattaacaatatatCTCCAGTGTTTAAAAACTCTTCACTGCCTTCCTATTTCCTACAGATAAAAATCAATTTCTTAGCCTTCTCTGATTCCCACTAACCCATTCAGATTCATCTCCTTGGACCCCCACTTTGCATTTTGTGGGGGATACTGTTTAATGCCTTTGGGTGTTTGCTTAACCCTTTCAGCCTGTTAATCCTTTTCTCTGCCTTGTCACTCCGGTGTATTACTCTttcttcatccttcaaaacccaccTCAGACATCTCCTCAAGGAAACCATTTTTCACTTACAGAGATGGTTAACAGCTTCTGTTTTACCCCTGGACTTTGTACACACTTCTGCATCTTTCCTAGCATCTGTGAGCTTCACCCAGGGAACAGCTCATTGATCTACATTCCCAGGACGTGCTCAGGAAGAACCTATAGATCCAAATTTACTTTAAGTTTGCACTGCCTAATGCAGCGTGCGCAACAAAGGGGGAGAGAGGTGAGGCCGGCTTTCTGGCAGGGGAATCACAGCTTGGCAGAGAGGGAGGAGCTGGATGGTGCATACTCCACGAGGAATCTGTGTGAAGTGACCAAGTGGGCGCAAGCCCTAAGCGAGGGCTTGGTTCAATCCCAGATGTCTCTTCCCAGGCCCAGCTCAGTGGCTACAGGGAGACCCCGAAGCCATTGTGCAGCCTCAGCCTGACCCTGAAGACCCGGAGCTGCCGGGTTTTGATCCGGACAGGACCAGATGAAAGGGTCCTGAGGTGGGAGGGCTAAGAGAGCCCGACTCCagctcctccctttctcccaggTTTCCCCCAAGGGTCGTCCTAGCACAGGACATGGGAGTAAGATGAGCGGAATTGTTTTCTCCTAGAGACCAGCGGGCAAGTAGAAAAAAAGAGTCTCAAAAGAGGTGGTAGCCTTTGCCAAGGAGTGGAAGAGACGCGGGCTTTCCATTCCCCTCGGGCCCTGAACCCGTCAGAGGACACCTTGCGCCGCGCGGAACCCACCGCGGCTCCCCTGACCCCCAGGAGCGGCCTGGAGGTAACCGGGCTAAGGCCACGCAGGGGAGGGCGCGGCGGGAGGGCGGGGACGCGGCCGCTGCCGAGGCGTCCTCACCCCGGGTCCCCTTTCCTCCCGCAGGATGCGCTGTGGCTGCAGGAAATCTCCAATCTGTCCGAGTGGCTAAGTCCCGGTTCTGCGTCCTGAACCGGGCCCCCTCCCGCCGCCTCCACGTCGGCCCCGCCGCTGCCGGGGCCGCATGTCTGTAGTTCAATAAACCTACTCTACGCGTGCAGCTTCTGCTTCAGTGTCAGGGAGGGGTCGGGGGCGGGGCTGGAGCCCGCGCCGCCGGATGACGTCAACACGCTTCCGGCCGGAGCGGGCCTGGCAGCGGCGGGACCGCGTCACTGGGGCGCGCCGCGGGTCCGGGCGCGATGGCGGCGCTGGGCGGGGATGGGCTTCGCCTGCTGTCGGTGTCGCGGCCGGAGCGCCAGCCCGAGTCGGCGGCTCTGGGCGGTCCAGGCCCCAGTTTGTGCTGCTGGGTGTCCGTGTTCTCTTGTCTCAGCCTCGCCTGCTCCTATGTGGGCAGCCTCTACGTCTGGAAGAGCGAGCTGCCCAGGTGCGGGGGCTGCTCGCGCGCTCCCGCGCGGCCGGAACCCGCGCCTCCACGAGGCGGGGCCGTGGGCGGAGCTTGGGCGAACAGAGGGTGGGGTCGCGCTGTCAGGAGGCGGCTGTGGGCCCCTTGAACTTACTGCCTCCTTCATAGGGACCATCCTGCCGTCATCAAGCGGCGCTTCACCAGTGTGCTGGTAGTGTCAAGTCTCTCGCCCCTCTGCGTGCTACTCTGGAGGGAACTTACAGGCATCCAGGTGCGAAGGAGGCGGGGCAGAGGGCAGCGGGCGAGAGGTCTCAGGGCTCATTGGGGGAGGAAGCAAGACTGATGCCCCCTTTCCTGTGGCTCAGCCAGGCACATCCCTGCTCACTCTGATGGGATTCAGGCTGGAGGGCATTTTTCCAGCAGCGCTGCTGCCCCTGCTGCTGACCATGGTGAGtgctcttgctttatttttccttctttgctctTTGTTATTAGCGTGACGCTTCTTTCCGTGGCCTTGTTTTCTAATCCTGATTGTATCCAGCTTTTGACTGATGGGAGACAAGAATTGTGAGATGGCTCAGGGCCCTCGGGTATGCATCTATGGGAAATCCTGGCAGAGAACAGGAAGCTTGAAGTCTCATGAAGCCATGTCTGGGCAAGGGCAGTGGATTATGGTTTGAACCTTTCCTTTGATCGCGCCTGTTTTTCTGCCCCCAGATCCTTTTCCTGGGCCCACTGATGCAGCTCTCTATGGATTGCCCCTGTGACCTGGCAGATGGGTTGAAGGTTGTCCTAGGTGAGTCCTCGGGGCCAAGGAAAAAAGTAGGCACAGGCAGTCCAGGACGAGGTAAGGGGATCAGTGCGCTTATGGTGGGTCCTGGACATGAGACATGAGatgttcagtttcctcatcagtaaagtggGAGCACATATCCGGTGGTCTCTAAGAGTTAGTTCCTGATGTCCAGGGAGGCCTGTAGGGATCCCAGGCAGTACTTGTTGTGGACAAGAAAGCATTGTCCGTTAGTTCCCTTAACCTTTGGTTTCCCAAACTAGAGCTGGTTTTGGGCAAGTTTTGACGTTTCCAGAGTTTACAATCAGGACACCTTGCCTCAGCTACTAATGCCTTCCCTTTTGGTCCCCTTGAGACACTGTTTTATACTAGGTCCGATAAAGAAAATTTGACCCTTTCCTGTTCTCACAAGTATTTATGCCTAACCTGAGTTTGGCCAGGGGGAGGTTGTGGCAGAGGGGCCCTTGGGGCCTCTAGGGTCATTTTGTTCAATAGCTAGTCACTCATTGCTTGTCCTGAATCCCCTCCCTAGCCCCTCGCTCCTGGGCCCGCTGCCTCACGGACATGCGCTGGCTGCGGAACCAAGTGATCGCCCCCCTGACAGAGGAGCTGGTGTTCCGGGCCTGCATGCTGCCCATGTTAGCACCGTGCACAGGCCTCGGCCCTGCTGTGTTCACCTGCCCACTCTTCTTTGGAGTTGGTGAGTTTGTCCAACCTGGTCCTGCTGAGATGTTCCTGGAATGGGAACCAAGAATGGGGTTGGGGGCAAGGGCAGGGCCTATAGGGCAGGCTGGGAGGAATGTGATGTGGTTCTCATCTTCCTCAGCCCATTTTCACCACATTTTTGAGCAGCTTCGTTTCCGCCAGAGCAGCGTGGGGAGCATCTTCTTGTCTGCAGGTGAGTCCTAGAGAGCTTGCCTCGGGCAGTCCTGGGTTGGGTGTGTGAGGGTGTCCCTGATAAGTCACTCTGGAGGAAGAATGGGGAACAGAGGGCTGTAGTACTGGAGGGGCCGCTGACCATGGGAGTTGGGGTGTAGAGAACAGTCTAGGTAGTGGGGCAGGCAGCCACTGCCCCCAGGGGAAGGGGATGTCTCTGGCTGATGGGTGTGCAGTGCTGGGGCAGGAAGGGCATGCAGGTGTGGTCACTCGAGGCCTCCCCGTCTCCAGCGTTCCAGTTCTCCTACACAGCTGTCTTCGGTGCCTACACTGCTTTCCTCTTCATTCGCACAGGTTGGTCATCAGTCTCTCGGGTCCCCTGGGGCTCAAGGGCCCACAGGAGTGGGTGGGAGAATGGGAATCTGTGTTTGTTCTAGGAGCGACAAGTTTCTTCTACTGCAGTCCTTGAGACAGGCTGAGCCAGGGCCCTCGGCCTGGTGTGGTTTGAGAGCTGGCAGGAAGCAGAGGCTGTGGtgtgtgggtggatgggtggggcaGTGATCTCCTGTTTCAGGGGATGAGGGTCTTAGCCCTGGAAGGGCCCGGGGAGGTGGTGGGGCTGCTCCATGAGCTActctgtctcccctccccaggACACCTGATTGGGCCGGTTCTCTGCCACTCCTTCTGCAATTACATGGGCTTTCCTGCCGTATGTGCGGCCCTGGAGCATCCGCAGAGGTGGCCCCTGCTGGCAGGCTATGCCCTGGGTGTGGGACTCTTCCTGCTTCTGCTCCAGCCCCTCACGGACCCTAAGCTCTACGGCAGCCTTCCCCTTTGTGTGCTTTTGGAGCGGACAGGGGACTCAGAGGCTCCCCTGTGCTCCTGACCCACGCTCCTGTACACACTCCTATGAACTCTCATGGgcttcccagcccctccccatcaAGGGGTACTGCAGGGGAGGAGCTGGCTGGGGTCCCCGAGAACTCAGGAATTTTTGTAGGGGATTGAAGCCAGAGCTAGTTGAATCCCAGGGACCAAGAGAAAGGAGTAGATATCCAAAGGATGTGGCCCCTCTTGAAAGGGGGTTGAGGAGCAGCCGGGAGTGAGGGGACAAGGGGCGGGTCCCAGGAGCCGTGCACTCCCTTCCTCACTTTGGACTGTTGCTTCTCTGAGCTGCTCTGTCCCCCCTGCCTCTGAAAAGCTGCTCGGGGGGTGGAATTTACAaaaaccctccccccaccttcccagggTTTTCTCATTGTCTTTTTGCATCAGGACTTTGTATTGGGATATTAAAGAGATTTAACTTGGGTAACATGGCCTTGACCCTTTGGGAATTAGTCTCTTTGGGGTCTTGGGAATATGCCCCCACCTGGTCCTGGCTACCTTGAACACTAACCTCTAGGCAGTTAAGCCTGGTAGCATAGTTCCCTGAAGTACCAGACAGGGTGGGAGCCTGTGGTTGCCCTGGGTCTGCAGCTTTCTCCTCCTTGAGCAAGGCCTCAAGTCCTAGCACAGGTGGGCCTGGGGCTAGGTACCAGGTGTGGGCCCGGCTCATCCTGGGCCCTGTGCCTATATACCAGGATCAGAGTAGAACCCAGGGCCTTGGCCCCAGTGACGGAGCCTCCAGCCTCTGAGAGGGTGGGGGAGTCCACTGTGGGCCTTCCATCAGGACCTCCCCGAAGTCTACCAGCCTCACGTTACACAAGAGGAAGTAAGTCTAAACTGGAAGTTCAGTCACCTGGGAGGCGTTTTTGGTTCTCTCCACCGCAGACCTCTGCCACCCTGCCGGTTGTTTGGTCCCTGCAGGAACCCAGAACAAAGGTCCAGCGAGCATAAGCAACCCTGGCAAGCAACACTGTAACTCAGGGTTCTTTCTAGAACTTGGTAGTATTTTACCTGCTCTTCCTTGTGTTTTTGGAATGGTTCTCATAGTCTCACTCCGCTGCCCCTAGgacacgccccccccccgccttttttttaAACGTTCTTAATGTTATCCCTTTAGGTCCCATTCCAGACTCAAGGAGATTGTCCCAAGTCCCCTTCCCTGAGGCTGGTAGTCAAAGGAAAGGAAACCGCTGTGCAGTCACTCCCCACAGCTCCCCCAGGTTGACTGTGACTAAAACTGGATCTAAAAGGGAATCGTGACAGTCCCATACCTACCTCGCTGGAAAGCTTTCCTCTCCCCCAGTCTGTGTAGCAGCTGTCAGGGAAGCCAAGGAATTGAGCACAGGCTGGTTTTAGAGGGTACATTTGGGATCTGGGAGTCGAGAGACGAGGCGGCCCAGGACCACACCAAAGGTTAGGTGTGGTACCCTGAAAGCACTAGGCTGGCAGGGTGCTGGGATGTACTTCCTGCCTGGTCCCCTGGGGGTCAGGGGATCTGGGCTCTGTCCCTTCTCTTCCTTATGCTCCTGCTCAGGAACTGCCCAGGGCCCCCCCCCTGCCTTTCTCTTTACTCACCATCCTTACCTGCCCTGTGCAGTGGGCAGCAGTGCAGTGACATGGGCAGGGTTGCTGTCCCACCCCGCAGGTGAGGGAACTGCAGGGCAGAAAGGATTCTCCCAAGGGCTGTTTGCGGGGCAAGGGGTCAGGCAGGATTAGATCCTGGGACTCAGTCCAGTGCTTCTAACCTCCCACCAAAAGCCACACCCAGAGGTTCCCACCCCCAAGGGTCTCGTCTGCCTCTAGAAAGTGGTGTCTGTTTGCATCTAGTTCTGAATAGGGTGGTGGGTTGGTCCCAGCTTAGAAAATAAAGCAGTGTAGTTGAGAAGCAAGTCCACCAGCAGCCTGGGTTTGAACTCTCTCTGCATCTTAACTAGCTGTCGGgtcctgggcaagttatttaacctgccTATGACTCCATTTCTGTGCCTATAAAATGGGTGAAAGTGTTACTAGGTGTTAAGTGCTTGGAACAACCCCTTCCCCAGCCCAAGCTCTCAGTGACAACTGGCTACTCCTGTCTGGGGGTGTGTATACAATAGGCACTtcgtagtggcttaaaaccagGGCCACTGTTGTCATCCTCACTGCCCTCCCAGGAGGAAGACACAACTGACTGCCCCCTGCCCGTGGGGGAGTCCAGGAGGCAGCCCGGGCCCTCTGCCGTGTGGCACTAGGGTGGGGTGGGCTGCACAGGACCCAGaatggagggaaggggaaagccAGTTTTATTGAGCGAAGTTCTCAGACCTGGGACTTAGGTTTCCCCTGCAGGAGACAGGGCCCCTAAGTCTGCTCCCCTGGGTCCCAGGGCTGCCTGCACCCCCACCTGTAGTCTCCAGCAAGGAGGGGACCCTCATTTGGCAAGGGATGAATATGTGAGCGACTGTCCACAGGCAGGGAAAGgacagagggcaggaggaaaggcATGGGCCACCACAGGCAGTGTCTCTCCTGCCACAAACAACTGAGGACAGGAGCTCCAGGGCCCGGCCTTCCTGCCCTCGGGCACTGGCTGGCCTGGGCCTGCCCTGGCAGCGCAGCATCTTGAAGGCTTGGGGTGGGGATGGCCAGGCTGCCAGTCTGGGGCAAGATCACTCAATCTCCAGGATGAGGTCGTCACCCTCCAGTGTCATGTCTGTAGTCACGTGGACCTTGCGGACAGTGCCCTCCACGGGCGAAGTCACTACAGTCTCCATCTTCATGGCACTGAGCACACACAGAGGCTGGCCCTTGGTCACCTTGGCCCCTGCTGCCACCTTGATGTCTATCACCTTCCCAGGCATGGGTGCCCCAATCTGGCCCTTCACATCCTTCAGGGCCTTGGGGTGGAAGTGCATCTCCTGCGGACAGGGGAGAGGACGTGAGACACCAGGCCCTGCCCATCCCCACCGCCTGGCTGGCCCTGGGGGGCGGCTGTACCTTCATGGCCTGAGTATCCTTGACCAGAATGGATCGCAGCTGTCCATTGAGCTCGAAGAAGACCTGCCTCTGGCCGGCCCGGTTCAGGTCACTTATGGCCAGGGCTTTGATGTGCAGCGTCTTGCCTCGCTCCAGCTCCACCTGCAGGGAGAGTGTAGAGGCTCagagctggggggagggcagCCCCCTGACCCAATCCCAGGCAAGTCCCCCCTCCCTGGGTCTCAGCTCCTCACTTGTAAAGGCCTAGCTCCCTGGTCTCTTAAGGGTACTTTGTGAACCCACAACTCACGAGGCCCGGTGACGGCCAAGCCAAAGCCTGGCACTCTAGATGTGCTGGGGTCTACTTAGGGATAGCAGGAGTGCTAGGGTGGAGTGCAAATGGGTGCCAGAGCCACTGACCTCAAACTCCTCCGCAATTTTGGGTCCCTGCAGGAAGAGGCGGGTATTGAGGCTGTCCAGGGGGCCGAAGGTGGCAGTGAAGTCCTTGAAGTGGGCAAAGACGTCGGGGTACATGGCCGCTGAGAGCACATCCTCCGGGGTCACCTCTTCCCCATGCCGTTCTATCAGCTCCTTCTCTAGCGCCTGCAgatccaggggagggagggaggctccgGGCCGTCCCTCCACCCTTGGCAGGTCCTTTAGCACCTGGGGTGCAAAGCAGAGGGTCAGGCCTGATTCCTGGACTCCCCTCCGCCGCACCACATTGTGCTGGGCCTTCCTTACCTTGGAGCGAAGGGGCTCAGGGAACCCCCCGTGGGGGATGCCAATGTACCCCTGCAGGAACTCCACCACTGAGCGGGGGAAGGACAGCTCTTCTGCCTGAGCTTCGGCCTCTGCCCGGCTCAGCCCATTCTGCACCATAAACTGGGCCAGGTCCCCCACGATCTTGGAGGAGGGGGTTACCTGAGGAGAGGGGACCCCTGGGTTAGGGTGCCAGGCACCATATAGAGGCCCAGAGGCAGGGGTAGGAGCACTGGGCCTGGCTCACCTTGATGAGGTCACCCAGCATCTGGTTGGCCTCCACATAGGCCTTCTTGACCTCCTTGAACTTGGAGCCGAGCCCCATGCTGTATGCTTGGAAGTGCAGGTTGGTGTACTGGCCCCCCGGGATCTCGTTCTCATACACATCAGAGTTGCCAGACTTCATGGTGGCCGTGCAGTCAAAGGCTGCATACAGTCCCCGGGCCCCCTCCCAGTACTCACTGTAGTCAAACACTCGGTCCAGGGGCACCCCTGCAGGGAGGCCAGAGGCGGAGAGGGCTTGGACATGGGCTGAGCTTCCAGATGCTCCTCCCAGGACCCCAGGGCCAGGTCAGGCGACATCGCAGACGTGGCCGACGGAAGGCAAGACCAGGCCAGGCCAGAGCATCTGGATTCTAGGATGTGCCCGGCTCTGCTGGGACTGGTGAGGGCTGCGACTCTGAGGGGGGAATGGCCTTGGGCTGCTGCTGCTCCTACCTGTGTCCAGGGGAGTCCCTCGGGTACAGGCCACCAGGGCCCCCATGCTGGGCTGTGAAGTCATTCCAGACATGGAGTCAGCTGCCACGTCTACCACATCAGCGCCAGCGTGGGCACAGGCCAGCATGGCTGCCACGCCCGCCCCTGATGTGTCGTGGGTGTGGATGTGCAGTGGGAGGTCAGGGAAGCGGTCTCGGAGGGAGGTGACCAGCATGGTGCAGGCCATTGGCTTCAGCAGCCCTGCCATGTCctaagggaagaggggaggagaaagagaaagacggtGAGGAGGGGGCGTGATGTGGGGGGGATGAGGGACCTGGTGGGGAGACTCCTGGGGGTGGGCTGGGCCCAGGCACCTTGATGCACAGGATGTGGGTGCCCGCTCGCACCAGCTCTTCTGCCAAGCCCATGTAGTACTGCAGCGAGTATTTGGTACGGCAGGGGTCGGCCACGTCACCCGTGTAGGAGATGGCAGCCTCCACCACGCCACCGGCGCTGCCCGCCGCCTCCATGCCCAGCAGCAGGTTAGGCAGGTAGTTGAGGGAGTCAAAGACCCGGAAGACATCCATGCCGTTCTCCTTGGCCACCTCACAGAACCTGAGTGGGCAGGAGAGCTCAGGGGTTAGCGCCATGCCACTCCCTGCAGCACATCCTTTTCTGCCTCCTGGCCCACTTGCAGCCCCTGGGGGATAAGATCTGAGGGTCGGGTCTGGCAGGGGGCGTGGCACCCACAGAGCCAGGGGGCACCACAGTATGTCCATAGCGTGGGCAAGGCCTCTCCAGGGcagcctgggctgggcagggTCGCCCCAGCAGCATCCGGCAAGGAGCGGAGCTGTCCTGTGCTGGTCGCATGCAGTGCAGCTCAGTCTGTCCAAGTTCGAAGAATCTGCTGGGGATTCTGCTTTGCAAAGGAATGGCAGGCTGAGGGAGACGGTGAGGCCCGGGTTTCAGCCCCAGCTCTATACCACGTGGGTGGCCTGGGCCAAGtcacctgccctcctggggcCTCCACTGGGAGCCCTCCCAGTTCTCTGACTGTAACTTGCAGCCCCTGCTGGGTACAGCTACCAAGAGACTTGGTTTCAAGCCCTCTGTGGGGAGCGCAGGCCTTTGCATTGTGTCCTGGCACCTGCTGGACAACATCATGCAGtgtctgcccaccccaccccaggctcaCTTGAAAACCACATTGTCGGGGTAGTTGGTGTAGCCCACGGCATTGGCCCCCCGCAGCAGCATCTGGAATGGGATATTGGGGACGAGCTCCCGGAGCTCCTGCAGCCGCCGCCAAGGGCACTCGTACAGGAAGCGCATCGCAACATCAAACGTGGCTCCTGCACAGGGACCAAGAGGCCCAGGTCAACCCCGAAATGTCCCGGGCACCTCACCCCGCCCTAAAGCTCTGCAGCCTGAGCCTGTGGCCCTAACACCAGGCCCTGCTCATCTTCAGCATCCCTCGCGTCCCAGCCACCATCCCTGCAGACTTTTTCCTTTGCTGATCTCTTGGGACAGCTCAGGTTTACTGTGTCCTCTCTGCATCCGCTTTCACAGCCCTCACCCCATACTCTCTTTGCTATAATTAACAGGCAGGCATCTCCTCTCTGACCCTGAGCTGCCTGGGTCTCAGCTCTGTGATCTCATGCCCAGCACCAGGACTGGCTAGAATGGGCACCAGTCAGTATTTGCTAAACACATGAATGCCGTGCCTTGTTTAGTTCTCACTCGCTCCCTCAGTGTTAACATCTCTAGCTATTCCTGGAGAGCCCGAGTGGCCTGCCCGTACTGTGGAT is part of the Kogia breviceps isolate mKogBre1 chromosome 7, mKogBre1 haplotype 1, whole genome shotgun sequence genome and harbors:
- the RCE1 gene encoding CAAX prenyl protease 2 isoform X6 translates to MAALGGDGLRLLSVSRPERQPESAALGGPGPSLCCWVSVFSCLSLACSYVGSLYVWKSELPRDHPAVIKRRFTSVLVVSSLSPLCVLLWRELTGIQPGTSLLTLMGFRLEGIFPAALLPLLLTMILFLGPLMQLSMDCPCDLADGLKVVLAPRSWARCLTDMRWLRNQVIAPLTEELVFRACMLPMLAPCTGLGPAVFTCPLFFGVAHFHHIFEQLRFRQSSVGSIFLSAAFQFSYTAVFGAYTAFLFIRTASKMDSAFPTAVRHKAAPFWPC
- the RCE1 gene encoding CAAX prenyl protease 2 isoform X2; the encoded protein is MAALGGDGLRLLSVSRPERQPESAALGGPGPSLCCWVSVFSCLSLACSYVGSLYVWKSELPRDHPAVIKRRFTSVLVVSSLSPLCVLLWRELTGIQPGTSLLTLMGFRLEGIFPAALLPLLLTMILFLGPLMQLSMDCPCDLADGLKVVLAPRSWARCLTDMRWLRNQVIAPLTEELVFRACMLPMLAPCTGLGPAVFTCPLFFGVAHFHHIFEQLRFRQSSVGSIFLSAAFQFSYTAVFGAYTAFLFIRTDLCHPAGCLVPAGTQNKGPASISNPGKQHCNSGFFLELGSILPALPCVFGMVLIVSLRCP
- the RCE1 gene encoding CAAX prenyl protease 2 isoform X7; translated protein: MAALGGDGLRLLSVSRPERQPESAALGGPGPSLCCWVSVFSCLSLACSYVGSLYVWKSELPRDHPAVIKRRFTSVLVVSSLSPLCVLLWRELTGIQPGTSLLTLMGFRLEGIFPAALLPLLLTMILFLGPLMQLSMDCPCDLADGLKVVLAPRSWARCLTDMRWLRNQVIAPLTEELVFRACMLPMLAPCTGLGPAVFTCPLFFGVASFPPEQRGEHLLVCSVPVLLHSCLRCLHCFPLHSHRPLPPCRLFGPCRNPEQRSSEHKQPWQATL
- the RCE1 gene encoding CAAX prenyl protease 2 isoform X1 gives rise to the protein MAALGGDGLRLLSVSRPERQPESAALGGPGPSLCCWVSVFSCLSLACSYVGSLYVWKSELPRDHPAVIKRRFTSVLVVSSLSPLCVLLWRELTGIQPGTSLLTLMGFRLEGIFPAALLPLLLTMILFLGPLMQLSMDCPCDLADGLKVVLAPRSWARCLTDMRWLRNQVIAPLTEELVFRACMLPMLAPCTGLGPAVFTCPLFFGVAHFHHIFEQLRFRQSSVGSIFLSAAFQFSYTAVFGAYTAFLFIRTGHLIGPVLCHSFCNYMGFPAVCAALEHPQRWPLLAGYALGVGLFLLLLQPLTDPKLYGSLPLCVLLERTGDSEAPLCS
- the RCE1 gene encoding CAAX prenyl protease 2 isoform X3, translating into MAALGGDGLRLLSVSRPERQPESAALGGPGPSLCCWVSVFSCLSLACSYVGSLYVWKSELPRDHPAVIKRRFTSVLVVSSLSPLCVLLWRELTGIQPGTSLLTLMGFRLEGIFPAALLPLLLTMILFLGPLMQLSMDCPCDLADGLKVVLAPRSWARCLTDMRWLRNQVIAPLTEELVFRACMLPMLAPCTGLGPAVFTCPLFFGVAHFHHIFEQLRFRQSSVGSIFLSAGHLIGPVLCHSFCNYMGFPAVCAALEHPQRWPLLAGYALGVGLFLLLLQPLTDPKLYGSLPLCVLLERTGDSEAPLCS
- the RCE1 gene encoding CAAX prenyl protease 2 isoform X4, with the translated sequence MAALGGDGLRLLSVSRPERQPESAALGGPGPSLCCWVSVFSCLSLACSYVGSLYVWKSELPRDHPAVIKRRFTSVLVVSSLSPLCVLLWRELTGIQPGTSLLTLMGFRLEGIFPAALLPLLLTMILFLGPLMQLSMDCPCDLADGLKVVLAPRSWARCLTDMRWLRNQVIAPLTEELVFRACMLPMLAPCTGLGPAVFTCPLFFGVASFPPEQRGEHLLVCSVPVLLHSCLRCLHCFPLHSHRTPDWAGSLPLLLQLHGLSCRMCGPGASAEVAPAGRLCPGCGTLPASAPAPHGP